atggataaacttattttggtgtgtactaatggtgctctgtgcatggtagggaaaaacagaggatttgtagtgcttctttgtgaacatgaaaagagacccatcctgcctgacctgtggtggtgcagtggataaagtgtcgacctggaaatgctgaggttgccggttcgaaaccctgggcttgcctggtcaaggcatatatgggagttgatgcttccagctcctcccccttctctctctctctgtctctctctcctctctctccctctctgtctctctctctccctctctctgtcctctctaaaaatgaataaataaaataaaaataaaaagacccatcctaagttttcactgcatcctacaataggaggcgctttgtgctcagatttgtggtgagcagcttggtgaggtgctgtagctggtcattcgggtggtcaacttatTTGTTGCCCGAGccttaaatgatcgccagtttaaaacactgctggatgaagttcggaataattatcctggtatgcttctgcacagcaatgtacaTTGGTTgttaagagggaaggtgctcagccatttcgcggcttgtctgagcgaaatccggacttttcttgaaatgaaaaatgccgagcatcctgagttagctaacactgagtggctcctgaaattctaccatctcgtggacatgactgaacatctgaaccagcccaatgtgaaaatgcaaggttttggaaatacagtcttatcccttcaacaagcagtgtttgcatttgaaaacaagctggaattctgcattgccaacattgaaacaggtcatttactacattttgaaaaactgggagagtttaaagatgcatgcacagcaagtgaccctgctcaacatcttgatctccagcagctagcgggcttcacatctaatctgcagtcattcaaaatgCGCTTTgaagaattttgtgagcacactcatctttttttttttttttttttttttttgagagagagaggagagggagagacagagagagagaaggggggaggagctggaagcatcaactcccatatatgccttgaccaggcaagcccagggtttcgaaccggcgacctcagcatttccaggtcgacgctttatccactgcgccaccacaggtcaggccacattcatcttttttttttttttaattaattttttagagagtggggaaagagagagagagagagaaagagagagagagagagagaggagggggagaagcaggaagcatcaactcccatatgtgccttgaccaggcaagcccaaggtttcgaaccggcaacctcagtgttccaggttgacgctttatcccactgtgccaccacaggtcaggccacactcatctttttaagttcatcacccatccacacaagtgtgcaatAAACAGCGCCGATCTGAGTTaaatccctggtgtctccgtcagagattttgagctacaacctgctgacctgaaggcctcagacatgtgggtgaataagttcaagtcactgaatgattttgaaagacttgcacgacagcaagcagagttggtgagcaaacacaagtggggagaaatgaaaaaacttcaaccggCGGACCAGCTgatttgtcaaaacttggaatgcgcttcccgtcacataccacacactgcagcgtgtgagtattgctgtactgacaatgtttggctctacatatgcatgtgagcagtcttcctcacatctaaagaacattaagaccaacctatgatcacgtttaacggatggaagtctcaacgcctgcatgaagcttaacctcaccacgtatcaaccagactacaaagccaacagcaaaaccatgcagcaccaggagtcgcattaatggtaagaagtactttattcatcattggttagcaacagcataacaacattattaaaaagaattcagagacttattgtacttttttttttttttctgaagttggaaacgaggaggcagtcagacagattcctgcatacgcccgaccgggatccacctggaatgcccaccagggggcgatgctatgcccatctggggtgttgctctgttgcaaccagagccattccagtgcctgaggcagaggccatagagccatcctcagcgcctgggccaactttgctccaatggagccttggctgcatgaggggaagagagagacaaagaggaaggagagggggagggatggagaagcagatgggcacttctcctctgtgccctggccaggaatcgaacccgggactcctgcacgccaggccaacactctaccactgagccaaccggccagggcgacttattgtactttaaaagtgttggtcttacataaaatgcacacatttacttgtacttaatgttaaacatattgtatggctctcacagaattacattttaaaatatgtggcattcatggctctctcagccaaaaagtttcccgacccctgctttaggagaaaagaaaaagaaaactagaacagTAAGGACTCAAAGAGGGAAATTATACCACAGGAAGAATTTCCCAACCACTCTGAGAACCAAAGGTTTTGGGTATTTGGGGAAAGAGTAATGGACACCTACTATTTGCCAGACCCTGGTCTAGAATCTTTCACCTAGTTTGACTTTATCGCCTGACCTAACAGTATCCAGCTGAGCTCAGGCAATAATGTACTGTGATTACCCAGAGTGGGACAGCTCTGCAACAGAGGAGGTGGAGCACTTGGACCAATGGAAGACTTTACAGGTGTCGGCTGTGAAATCAAAGGTGTAGGAGGGTTGGCTACAGTCcagaaggcaggagggaggaaggaatggaggaaacaaggaaaaggagatgagagaaagaaaggcaaggaATGGGGGAAATGTCTGAAGGAATTTCTTCAGacttgaaatattagaaaattggGTCCATCTCTCACACAACTTTCTCttccataaataaataacactttagcctgatcaagtggtggcgcagtggatagtgtcagcctgggatgctgaggacccaggttcaaaaccttgaggttgccagcttaagcgcaggttcaccagcttgagggtgggatggtagacatgaccccatggtcactggcttgagaaagaggtcactggctcaactggagccccccagtcaaggcacatatgagaaagcaatcaatgaacacctaaggtgtggCAACTATgaacctgatgcttctcatttctctcccttcctatctgtccctatttctctcacgctaaaaaaataacacttttaaaaaatcaaacttaaGAAGCAAAACTCTTGTATCAAACTATGCTAGAGGGAAGTTATATACCTACCTTGTAGTGTTGAATTTTGCCTCAgtaaatgtgcttttttttttaagagactttattttttaatttttttgtggcagaaacagagagagggacagataggaagggagagaaatgagaaacatcaattcttcgttgtggctccttagttggtcattgattgatttctcatatgtgccttgaccttgggtcttcagcagaccaagtaaccccttgcttgagccagcaaccctgggatcaagctggtgagccttgctcaaacccgatgagcccacgctcaggctggtgatctcggggtctcgaacctgggtcctcccatcccagtcctacgctctatccactgtgccaccgcctggtcaggctttttttttttttttaagcaattaaAATGTTGTTAAATCCAGTGTGGGATCAGGGAACAGTGTAATAAAAACTGGGACCTGTTTTTGGTGGTACAGGAGAAGCCCTCACACCTGTAATCTCTGTTGGACACATCTGTGGGGATGTCATCCATCTCTCTACCCAACAGCTGGTACTAGAAACCTGAGGTTAGAGCAAGggtaggcacttttttttttttttttcatttttagagaggagagagagagggagagacagagacagagagagagaaggggggaggagctggaagcatcaactcccatatgtgccttgaccaggcaagcccagggtttcgaaccggcgacctcagcatttccagggtttcgaaccggcgacctcagcattatccactgcgccaccacaggtcaggcaagggtagGCACTTTCTAGAAAGAACTCGATAGTAAAATGTTAGGTGCTGAAGAACATAGAGTTTGCTACaactattctgctgcttttgcaCATAGCAGCCATAGACGTTTGATTGAATGGTCATGGCAGCAAGGCCCAATGGGGCCAGTCCACTGAGTGCTGGTCTACAGCAGTGGGTCTGGCCCCTGACTGCATATTAGAATCTCTTGAGGGGCTCACTTGGGGGTCCCAGGCCCCATCCCTGAGATTCCAAATCTGGGATTGGGGCCCaagctctttttttcccccaggtgAGGGGATTCTGATGTGCATTCTGGACTGAAAACAGTTGTCTAAGAAAGAGAATTCCATTCTAAGGGAATTGCTAGAATCCtgtgttgggggtgggagagCATGGGGAGGGTACATGAATGCTGGAAGGAGAAGAACCCAGAGCTGAATTAGGTCTAAATTAAGATGAGAACTGTTTTCAATTCAGCTGACACATTAACATATCCAGTgctttaattgctttttttttttttttacagagacagagagagggatagacggggacagacagacaggaacggagagatgagaagcatcaattattagtttttcattgcgcattgcaacacctaaTTGTTCATGGATTaccttctcataagtgccttgactgcgggccttcaacagaccaagtaaccccttgctcgagccagcgaccttgggctcaagctggtgagcttttgctcaaaccagatgagccctcactcaagctcgctcaaggtctcgaacctgggtcctccgcaacccagtccaatgctctatccactgcaccaccaccctgtCAGGCACTTTAATTGCtctttattttatgcttttgcGTGCACAGCACTATATGGCCTGTGCAATCCAACAAATCAGTGTCTTCCTCACTCTTACTGAAGGGGGGGGCTTACAGCTGGCCACTTCCACCTACGCTTCTTTGTGTTTCCATTCTCTATAGGCCCCTGTGTAGTTGCGATCCCTGTGAAGACAAACAGGTGAGCACAACAGGGCTGGCAGGACCGGCAGGGAGGCAGCCCCAGTTACACCCCAGCCAGCACCTCATCTCCTCGTACCCTCTGTATCCAAGGCCCAGGGCCAGCTGCGTGGCCTGCAAGCCCCGCTTGCCAATCTGACAGAAGAAAGTGAGATTTTCATCTTCCAGCTTTGGCTTCTGGGCAGAGTATAAAGCCTGGAAGGCAGCAGGGCCCATCTGCAGAGCACTTTCCAACTCTGAcagtgggaggaggagcaggactgAACGGAGGGCCAAGGCAGTTTGGCAATCTCAGGTTCAGAAGCTGGGCCTGGAAAGACTGGGTCCCATGTCGAAAAAATAcccaggagccctggccggttggctcagtggtagagcgtcagcctggcgtgcaggagtcccaggttcgatcccagccaaggcacacaggagaggcgcccatctgcttctccacccctcctcctctccttcctctctgtctctctcttccccttctgcagccaaggctcaactggagcaaagtttgcccgggcgctgaggatggctctgtggcctctgcctcaggcactagaatggctctagttgagacagggcaacgccccagatgggcagagcatcggcccctggtgggaatgccgggtggatcccggtcaggcgcatgccagagtctgtctgactgcctccccgtttccagcttcagaaaaaatacaaaaacaaaaacaaacaaacaaaaacaaaccagagCCCCAAACAACACCTGGTGGCCAACCAGACCCAATCTCAAGGATAAGATACAACCCAGCCGCTTCGAGAATTCACGAGCCGCTTCCCCAGGAATGAGGACAGTAGGAAGGCCACTGGGATGCACTTgtggggccgggggtggggggtggggggacacaaGTCTGGCAAGGTGGGGAAGCAGCCCCTTCCCTCTGTCACCCGGACTGGAAGGACCGGCTCCACAGATAGGCCCTGCCGCTGAACAGCCCCTCTCGAAAAAACGGGGGGTAGGGGGTGGTGGTGTGAGAATTCAGGACCCCGTACCAGGGCCTCCCTGCGCCACCTACGTGAAACCCCTCAACTGAGACAACCTGGGTCCACCACCGCCCCCTCCCAACCCCGTACCCGGGATGTTGAACGCCCCGGGGATGGTCCCTGCGGCCGCCTCCTCCCGAGATCTCACATTGATGAGCGGGGCGGGCCCGCAGCCAGGAGCTAGCGGAGTTCAGGGGGCGCGATGGTGGGCACTGAGGAGGGAACGCGTAAACCTGGAGGGGCTGGCCTGCACCTGGCGCACGGATCTCCTTACCCACAGCAAGCCCTGATCCCCACCATCCGGCTGTGTGTGGACTACAGCCACGCCCCCTCTCCgccccttcccccaccttccGAACTAGGCTCCTCCCCGTGGTTCCTCGTACTCCAGGGGCCACCAGAAGGGCAAGACTTGGCTCAGGGCCCCTGCAGGTACCTGCAGCCATGGTGCGTGCTGCGACTGCGAGCGTGCAGCCAGGCCAGCTCCTCGCGTAGCCCGCAGCATCTATTCTGCCTCCGGGAGCAGACACCGGAACCGGAAACGAGGCACCGCCTCCCGCAGCACCTGTTTGAGGTGAGGCTAACCCGTGCCTGCCTTAGAAATTCTTGTGTTTTGCGAATACCCGCTGGTCTGGCCCTGATACTGACAGGGAATCAGGAGCACAGGAGCAGCATCCCACCTCAATCTAGGCCCTGTCCgccctggccggtagctcagttggttagagcctccgAGGGTGAGCCAAGGATGCAGTTCATCTCCAGTCAAGGCAAGAaatagaagcaaccaatgaatgtgtgagTGCGTGGAACAGTGAACGGTTGCTCCTCCCTTaggctctctctcaaatcaatttttttttttttttttttttttacagagacagagagagagagtcagagagagggatagacagggatagacagacaggaatggagagagatgagaagcgtcaatcatcagggttttttgtgttttttttttgttttttttttaattattattattttttatttatttattcattttagagaagagagacagagagaaagagagacagagagagagagaagggggaggagcaggaagcatcaactcccatacgtgccttgaccagccaagcccagggttttgaaccgttgacctcagcattccaggtcaacgctttatccactgcgccaccacaggtcaggctgtttttttttttttaatcagtttttcgttgcaacaccttagttgttcattgattgctttctcatatatgccttgaccgcaggccttcagcagaccaagtaaccccttgcttgagccagcaaccttgggtccaagctgatgagcctttgctcaaaccagatgagcctgcactcaagctggcaacctcggtgtctcgaacctgggtcctcggcatcccagtccaatgctcaatccactgcgccaccgcctggtcaggctctcaaatcaatttttaaaaataaaaatgcaatgtccaaggccctggctggttggctcagtggtagagtgtcggcctggtgtgcaggagtcccaggttcgattccccgccagggcacacaggagaagcgcccatctgcttctcaacccctccccccccttcctctctgtctctctcttcccctcccgcagccagggctccaaggagcagggttggcctgggcgctgaggatggctctatggcctctgcctcaggtgctagaatggccccagatgggtagagcgtccccccttggtgggcatgcgggtggatcctggtcgggcgcatgcgggagtctgtctgactgcctccccgtttccaacttcagaaaaatacaaaaaaaaaaaaaaaaaaaaggcaatgtccCCGCTCCCTTCTGCCCTAGGGCCCACAAGAGGACAGACAAGAGGCAACTGTGGCTCTgaacattttatctttaaaaaaaaagaaaaggggggagaacaTACCCACAAGGGGGAAAGCCCCACTTGGACCCCTGCCTGTGGTTCTCCCTAGACTTCTGTGTAGGCCTCAGCTGCGACCCATCTTTATcttcctggggcagtggccacTGCTCCTTTACCCACTTCTGGTTGAAGTCTTTTCCCTGGCATCCTCAGGAGCACAcctgagctccagggaaagggagAACCGTGGAAGCACTAAATCCGAGGGTAGCCAGGGCCATCACCTGTCAATAGACCCTCTGCTGGCACTGTAAGCaggcacccagcaagccccactTCAGTGTGTCCAGTATCCAGCATGGACACAGCGTGTGCACCGTGCAAAGGGCCCAGGGCTGCACATGGGGCTGGGCCAGGCTGTCAGTCACATCCTGTGTTTCACACCACTGCAGGCTGCTGTCCAGACATCCTCTGAACGCCTCCCAGTCTCAGGCAGTGAAGGAACGGGGCACAGGGTGAGCCTGCTGCTCCTGGGCTTTCTTCCGTTCCAGGACAAGGACACCCAAAGTCAGTTGCTGTCATTCTTGATGACCACCTCCACCCCGTGGTGCCGCAGCTGAGCTCGGAGCAGCAGGTTCTTGTTTTTGAGGTCTTCCACCTGACATGAGAAGGCAACAGTAAGGGGAACAGGAAGTCCCTGAACGCACTCCAACATCTGCTggtcaaggggaaaaaaatgaaacctgtCTACGGAAAATGAAGTACAGAGTCCCACAGGGGCTCAGCAGCTATGGGGTTCGAAGAGGGCTCCCCTGGGGCAGGGAGCTGACCTGCTGGCGAAGCACATCATTGTCCAGCTGTAGCTGGTCGAGCCCCTGCAGCTCTTCAGACAACCGGTGGTTACTCTGCCGAAGCTCCTGGATATAATCGCAGGCTTTGGACAGAATTCCGCCTTTACTCTGCAGAACAAGCCGACAAGGACTATACTATAAGATACCTGGCTTGCTTTCCAAAAGCAGTTAATACCCTGGGCCTCATTTGTCCCTAAGAAACCTCGGAGAGAAGACATGACTGCTGTGTGCACCCACTGGACACAGAGCTCAGTCCCCTGCCCACCACCAGGGTCTTTCCCTGACCTGGCCGGACTTGGTGCTCTCCATGGAGCAGTCAGGGATGATCTTGGACAGCTGCACGATCCAGTTGTTAATCTTGTCCCGGCGACGCCGCTCCACTGTGAGGACAGCGAGGACAAGGTGACTGAGCGAGAGCTCGCCACAGGCACAAGGAAAGTTGCCTGACCTCTTCCCCTCAAACATCACTGCTGTCCCCAACCCCACCAGACAGCTCCGAACTTCACACTGTGGCACCCACCTTCATTATGCTGAGCCCTGCGTTTCTCATCCCGAGTCGTCCGGGGGGCTTCGGACTTCCTGAGTGCAGCCCAGGGCAGAGCAGTGATGAAGGTCAAAAAATAAGATTGGTGTTTGGGGTAAGGAATCACACAAAATCTGGCACTCATGGTACCTGAGAAGAAACAGGTTACTCACGGGGAGTAAGGGTGGGTCCGGGGGGCAATGGAGCGCTGGCTTCCTCCCTGCAGCACATCTTGTGGGGACATCATCACGAAGAACTGACCTGTGAGAATGTAGGTTAGGTTCTGTCAGGACACAGGACTAGGGACCTTCCTCTGAAAGGGCAAACCTCCTCCTGCTGGAGGGGCAGTCCCACACTCAGTGCCCTGCCTAGGTCTCAGTGACACTGCAGGTCATGAGTAAAGGCCCACTGCCCCCCAGCATGTCCCACAGCCTACCCTACTCTGCAGCCAGCATCCTCACACAGCATCTCACCGGTGCCTGGAGGGGTGGCCTGTCCCAGCAGTGCTTCTGAGCCCTGGGTGGTAACAACAGCTGCTGTACTCCCTGACGTGGTCCCTGCTGCCCCATCTCCCACCGCAGTGCTGGGGAAGTAAGTATAATGCGTCTCAGCAGCTGTCCCCTCTGTGTCAACTGCATCATCACTGGTGAACGCACCCTGGATCACCGCCTGGAAGGGGACCAAGAGGACAGAATCCAATGAAAACAGATACTTCCCAGTAAACTGCAGGCTTCTACCCCTTgagggaaggacagagggagagagagagggagggaatgagggaagaagggagataggaagggagggaggcaggaagggagggaagaagggagggagaaacatcCAGAAAGGGAGAGCCTAGAGCCTGGAGACACGGTAGCGAGATGCCTCACCCCCTCCCAGTGGTTCCCTGCCTTATCTCACTCTTCAGAGCTctagtcccctcccccacctataCCCCTGTACCTGAGTCATGGATTGAGTGGCAGGGTAGCCACTGATGGCACCAGTCCCCTCAGTCTGGCCATCCAGCTGTCCCTCAGACACCTGGATCACCCTATACATCACCTAGAAGAAATGAGGAAAGGGcagaagagagaacaagagagtaAGTGCTAGGGCTCTAGCACCCCTGACAAAGTTTTTCCTGGATAGAGACCCAAAACAAGAGTCCTTTAGAGACACAGATCCAGCCACGCCCCTATCTGTCCCCATACAGTGTTTTCAGCACAGCCCAACCCATCCCCACCTTTACTCCAAACCTCATAATCCAACCCCCACTCCCCAACTAGTCCATACCTTCACCTCATCCTCCAAGCCAGGTCCCCACAGGACAGGTTTAATTACCTCCCTCCATCCCAACCCCAGGTAACACCTGCAGCCACCTGGCCCCCTCCCTTACCTGGCCCCCATT
The DNA window shown above is from Saccopteryx bilineata isolate mSacBil1 chromosome 2, mSacBil1_pri_phased_curated, whole genome shotgun sequence and carries:
- the TSTD1 gene encoding LOW QUALITY PROTEIN: thiosulfate:glutathione sulfurtransferase (The sequence of the model RefSeq protein was modified relative to this genomic sequence to represent the inferred CDS: inserted 1 base in 1 codon; substituted 1 base at 1 genomic stop codon), producing MALATLGFSASTVLPFPGAQYQGQTSGIDAAGYARSWPGCTLAVAARTMAAVPTIAPPELRXLLAAGXAPLINVRSREEAAAGTIPGAFNIPVLLLLPLSELESALQMGPAAFQALYSAQKPKLEDENLTFFCQIGKRGLQATQLALGLGYRGDRNYTGAYREWKHKEA
- the USF1 gene encoding upstream stimulatory factor 1 isoform X1, with amino-acid sequence MKGQQKTAETEEGTVQIQEGAVATGEDPTSVAIASIQSAATFPDPNVKYVFRTENGGQVMYRVIQVSEGQLDGQTEGTGAISGYPATQSMTQAVIQGAFTSDDAVDTEGTAAETHYTYFPSTAVGDGAAGTTSGSTAAVVTTQGSEALLGQATPPGTGQFFVMMSPQDVLQGGSQRSIAPRTHPYSPKSEAPRTTRDEKRRAQHNEVERRRRDKINNWIVQLSKIIPDCSMESTKSGQSKGGILSKACDYIQELRQSNHRLSEELQGLDQLQLDNDVLRQQVEDLKNKNLLLRAQLRHHGVEVVIKNDSN
- the USF1 gene encoding upstream stimulatory factor 1 isoform X2, with translation MYRVIQVSEGQLDGQTEGTGAISGYPATQSMTQAVIQGAFTSDDAVDTEGTAAETHYTYFPSTAVGDGAAGTTSGSTAAVVTTQGSEALLGQATPPGTGQFFVMMSPQDVLQGGSQRSIAPRTHPYSPKSEAPRTTRDEKRRAQHNEVERRRRDKINNWIVQLSKIIPDCSMESTKSGQSKGGILSKACDYIQELRQSNHRLSEELQGLDQLQLDNDVLRQQVEDLKNKNLLLRAQLRHHGVEVVIKNDSN